A single Montipora foliosa isolate CH-2021 chromosome 7, ASM3666993v2, whole genome shotgun sequence DNA region contains:
- the LOC138011499 gene encoding scm-like with four MBT domains protein 1 — translation MDKDSSVCKRKKSIEDSVRGVKKCLKTGSASDEEDEDLFSWEEYLKKCHAKAVPKETFKHVQETKVQGFVPGMKLESLDRTSLETDTYWVATVVMSSGPLLLLRYDGYDDDRSGDFWCDAASEDLQPIGWCARTNNILIPPAAIRHKGSNWAKFLMQDLKNAVCAPDHLFHRRSDPDDENHLKPGLKLELLHLDDPLCYWVASVVDAFGLRLRLRLEGSFNDSDDIWVYFLSDNVHQLGFGKEHNLRLDIPSALKMKYPNEDWAQVQGRMLGLVNLSTEDDALNRSLNKSQSLPKPHNFKTGMKLEAVNPKDPSSICAATISKVANEVFFQVEIDSMIECGDGDKPSMWCSSNSRNIFPVEWCKKNNIQLTPPPGYLIHPFSWTTYLEWTNSSAAPDSLFDLDIPPHEFDIGMKFEAVDQTDPSIMTVASVTQVVGRTMWVLLDGFKDDSVEHIYDVESFDLFPVGWCSMNGHPLLAPRIQRPPEENRRLASLRITKQRENKKSTADTEVSNTTNTSNTLSDIADDLSTTDVNSSEKIEGKTILESDIINAASVVVTNQSSIPVISKDLEPVVKLEITAIKEEKHIAVKEKKHEEPRRREVLEKIPSTPKGKYDLRASTLIARDYWSKEKEEKEDEEDKKKGNVEAVIDLTEDEDIQQRTEICIFVRNKCEQGPFLNKSKLANVPAVIGPADPTIVLTQLLEQILPCADSPKEVVKLFACETKKRTISSIVKTLKIKLSLCENLISLNRVARCMHCDIVKAPLTKQLCSPRKLEFPKDVGKLTSTPTSGSESHVTRNLSVVRSYLLEPPKTAPLDAATLPTSKHITKWTVSDVADYIRSTDCHRFAENFMKQEIDGRALSLLSLDEIHKCLGVTLGPAIKLQNSVQSLLKKSQ, via the exons ATGGACAAAGACTCCAGTGtgtgtaaaaggaaaaaaagtattGAGGATTCTGTGAGGGGCGTGAAGAAATGTCTGAAAACTGGCTCTG cCTCTGATGAAGAGGATGAAGACCTCTTTTCATGGGAAGAATACCTCAAAAAATGCCATGCTAAGGCAGTTCCCAAGGAGACATTTAAGCAT GTTCAAGAAACAAAAGTGCAAGGTTTTGTTCCTGGGATGAAGCTTGAGAGCCTGGATCGCACTTCACTTGAAACAGATACTTATTGGGTTGCAACTGTTGTAATGTCATCAGGGCCTCTGCTTCTTTTGCGTTATGATGGATATGATGATGATCGCAGTGGAGACTTCTGGTGTGATGCAGCATCAGAGGATCTTCAACCAATTGGCTGGTGTGCAAGGACAAATAACATCCTTATACCACCTGCAG CAATCAGACACAAGGGGTCAAACTGGGCCAAGTTTCTTATGCAGGATCTTAAGAATGCTGTTTGTGctccagatcatctttttcaCAGG AGATCAGATCCAGATGATGAAAATCACCTTAAACCTGGACTCAAGTTGGAACTACTGCATTTAGATGACCCCCTCTGTTATTGGGTGGCATCTGTGGTGGATGCATTTGGATTAAGGCTTAGACTGAGACTTGAAGGCTCTTTCAATGATTCTGATGACATCTGGGTCTACTTCCTGTCTGACAATGTCCATCAGTTgggatttggaaaagaacatAATCTAAGACTTGATATTCCTTCTG CATTGAAGATGAAATATCCAAATGAGGACTGGGCCCAAGTCCAAGGAAGAATGCTTGGCCTTGTCAATCTGTCAACTGAAGATGACGCACTTAATAGGTCACTGAACAAG TCTCAGAGCTTACCAAAGCCTCATAACTTTAAAACTGGCATGAAACTAGAAGCTGTTAATCCAAAAGATCCTTCATCAATCTGTGCAGCAACAATTTCCAAAGTTGCAAACGAGGTATTCTTCCAAGTGGAGATTGACAGTATGATTGAGTGTGGTGACGGAGACAAGCCTTCCATGTGGTGCAGTTCCAATTCCAGGAATATATTCCCTGTGGAATGGTGTAAGAAAAACAATATTCAACTGACTCCTCCTCCAG gATACCTCATTCATCCTTTCAGTTGGACAACATACCTTGAATGGACAAATAGCTCTGCAGCTCCAGACTCGTTGTTCGACTTG GATATTCCACCTCATGAGTTTGACATTGGTATGAAGTTTGAAGCTGTGGATCAAACAGATCCCAGTATAATGACAGTGGCATCAGTGACGCAGGTGGTTGGACGAACAATGTGGGTGCTGTTGGACGGATTCAAAGATGACTCTGTTGAACATATTTATGATGTGGAGTCATTTGATCTCTTTCCTGTGGGCTGGTGCAGTATGAATGGACACCCTCTACTTGCTCCAAGAATACAGC GTCCTCCTGAAGAAAACAGACGTCTAGCTTCCTTAAG GATaacaaaacaaagggaaaataaaaaatctACAGCAGATACTGAAGTTTCAAATACAACAAACACTTCAAATACCTTGTCAGACATAGCGGATGACTTAAGCACCACAGACGTGAACAGTTCTGAGAAGATTGAGGGCAAGACAATTTTGGAATCAGATATAATCAATGCAGCAAGTGTAGTTGTAACAAATCAGTCGAGCATACCCGTTATTAGCAAAGATTTAGAACCAGTGGTCAAATTGGAGATCACTGCAATTAAAGAAGAGAAACACATTGCtgttaaagaaaagaaacacgAAGAACCAAGGCGTCGAGAGGTACTGGAAAAGATCCCAAGCACTCCTAAAGGAAAGTACGATTTGAGGGCATCAACACTTATCGCACGGGATTACTGGAGCaaagagaaagaagagaaagaggaCGAAGAAGATAAGAAAAAAGGGAATGTTGAAGCGGTCATAGATTTAACTGAAGATGAAGATATTCAACAAAGGACAG aaatttgtatttttgtgaGGAACAAATGTGAGCAAGGACCTTTTCTGAACAAATCCAAATTAGCCAATGTTCCGGCTGTTATTGGTCCCGCTGATCCAACCATTGTGCTGACACAGCTTTTGGAACAGATTTTGCCATGTGCAGACTCCCCTAAGGAAGTTGTCAAGCTTTTtgcttgtgagacaaagaaaaggaCCATCTCGTCAATTGTTAAG acTCTTAAGATCAAGCTGTCCTTGTGTGAAAACCTCATCAGCCTCAACAGAGTAGCGCGGTGTATGCATTGCGATATCGTCAAAG CTCCCCTCACAAAACAACTATGTTCGCCTCGCAAACTGGAATTTCCAAAAGATGTGGGTAAACTCACAAGCACACCTACGAGTGGTAGTGAAAGTCATGTCACCAGAAATCTTTCTGTGGTACGCAGTTATCTTCTCGAGCCTCCAAAAACTGCACCACTTGATGCTGCAACCTTGCCCACGTCAAAACACATTACTAAGTGGACTGTTAGTGACGTTGCGGATTATATCAGGTCAACGGATTGTCACAGGTTCGCCGAAAACTTTATGAAACAG GAAATTGATGGCCGAGCGCTGTCACTACTGTCTTTAGACGAGATTCACAAATGTCTGGGAGTGACCTTAGGACCAGCTATTAAGCTTCAAAACTCTGTACAAAGCCTCCTCAAAAAGAGTCAGTGA